The Xanthomonas indica sequence TCCGCCTTGCGAAGCCCGAATCCCGGTCGTTCCTACAGCGCGATCGACTTGTTCTTGCGTTCGGCCAGGCGCTTTTCCAGGTAGTGGATGTTCTGGCCGCCGGCCTGGAAGCCCTTGTCGCGCATGATCCGCTGCTGCAGCGGGATGTTGGTCTTGATGCCGTCCACCACCATCTCGCTCAGCGCCACGCGCATGCGCGCGATCGCGGTCTCGCGGTCGGGGCCGTGCACGATCAGCTTGCCGATCATCGAGTCGTAGTTCGGCGGCACCTTGTAGCCGCTGTAGATGTGCGTGTCCACGCGCACGCCGGGGCCGCCGGGCGGGTGGAAGCCGGTGATCAGGCCCGGGTTGGGCATGAAGGTTTCCGGGTCTTCGGCGTTGATGCGGCACTCGATCGCATGGCCGCGCAGGACGATGTCCTTCTGCTTGATGCTGAGCTTGTGTCCGGCGGCGATGCGCAACTGCTCGCAGACCAGGTCGATGCCGGTGATGCGCTCGGTGACCGGGTGCTCCACCTGGATGCGCGTGTTCATTTCGATGAAGTAGAAGCGCCCGTTCTCGAACAGGAACTCGAAGGTGCCGGCGCCGCGGTAGCCGATGCGGATGCAGGCGTCCACGCAGACCTTGCCGATCTCGTTGCGCAGTTCCTCGGTGATGCCCGGCGCAGGCGCTTCCTCCACCACCTTCTGGTGGCGGCGCTGCATCGAGCAGTCGCGCTCGCCCAGGTGGATGGCGCCGCCCTGGCCGTCGGCCAGCACCTGGATCTCCACGTGGCGCGGATTCTCCAGGAACTTCTCCATGTACACCTGGTCGTTGCTGAAGGCGGCCTTGGCCTCGGACTTGGTGGTCTCGATCGCGGCCTTCAGCGCGGCCTCCGAATGCACCACGCGCATGCCGCGGCCACCGCCGCCGCCGGCGGCCTTGATGATCACCGGGTAGCCGATCTCGCGGGCGATCTTGGTGTTGGCGACGATATCCTCGCCCAGCGGGCCGCCCGAGCCAGGCACGCACGGCACGCCGGCGGCCTTCATCGCGCGGATCGCCTCGACCTTGTCGCCCATCAGGCGGATGGTGTCGGCCTTGGGCCCGATGAAGATGAAGCCGGACTGCTCCACGCGCTCGGCGAAGTCGGCGTTCTCCGACAGGAAGCCGTAGCCGGGGTGGATGGCCTGGGCGTCGGTGACCTCGGCCGCGGCGATCAGCGCCGGGATGTTGAGGTAGCTCTCGGACGAAGGCGCCGGGCCGATGCACACCGACTCGTCGGCCATGGCCACGTGCTTGAGGTTGCGGTCCACGGTGGAATGCACCGCGACCGTGCGGATGCCGAGCGTATGGCACGCGCGCAGGATGCGCAGCGCGATTTCGCCGCGATTGGCGATGACGACTTTATCGAGCATGGGATGGCCGGGAATTGGGAATGGAGAATCGGGAATGGAGGACGGCGTGCATCGTCAGTCTCCGCGCTTGCTCAGAACATTCATCAATGCGGTCAGTTTGGCGAAGATCGTATCGATCAATCCGTCGAGTGCCGCGATGTCGGAGATGTAGTCGAGCCGGCGCGCGATCTGCAGATGCGTGCTGGCCTCGGACAGCGAGCCACGTGCGATCGACAGAAAACGCAGGTATTCGGGAGTGGAACGGCGTGCAGCGCCTTCGGCGATGTTGGCGGGGATGCTGACCGCTGCGCGGCGCAATTGCGCCGTCAGCCCGAAACGTTCCGTCGCCGGAAACGTCTCGGAGAGGCGGTAGATCATTTCCACCAGATCCATGGAGTCACGCCAGACGTCGAGCCGCTCGTGCGGCCGCTTCGACGATTCCCCATTCTCCACTCCCGATTCCCGGCGTCTCAGCCAATCACAAACAACGGCTGGTCGAACTCCACCGGCTGGCCGCTTTCCCCCAGGATCGCGACGATGGTGCCGGAGACGTCGGCTTCGATCGGGTTGAACATCTTCATCGCTTCGATGATCGCCAGGGTCTCGCCGGCCTTGACCGCCTGGCCGACGCTGACGAAGGCCGGCTTGTCCGGCGCCGGCGAGGTGTAGAAGGTGCCGACCATCGGTGCGCGCAGCACGTGGCCCTCGGGCAGGGCGTTGCCGGGCTTGGCGCTGCCGCCGGTGGAGGCCTCGGTGGGCGAGCTCATCGGCATCGGCGCGGCGGCGGCCGGCGCGGCCGCGGGGGCGGCGGCCACGTACTGCGGCGCGCTGGCGGTCATGCCCTTGGGGGTGCGCGCCAGGCGCACGCTTTCCTCGCCTTCCTTGATCTCGATCTCGGCGAGATTCGATTCTTCCAGCAGGTCGATCAGTTTCTTGATTTTGCGGAGATCCATAACGGCCTCGTGAGGTGACTTTTGAAAAAGACCGGGCGCGCGGCCCGGGGACTCAGACGGGGGTACGGGGCACCGGTCGGGCGCGGCTCATGCGGCCGCTCCCAGCCGGGTCAGCGCCGCGTCCATCGCATAGCGGTAGCTGTCGGCGCCGAAGCCGCAGACCACGCCGACCGCGTGGTCGCTGAAATAGCTGTGGTGGCGGAACGGTTCGCGGGCGTGCGGGTTGGACAGGTGGATCTCGATGAACGGGATCGCCACCGCCGCCAGCGCGTCGCGCAGCGCCACCGAGGTATGGGTGAACGCGGCCGGGTTGATCAGGATGAAGGCGGTGCCGTCGCCGCGCGCGGCCTGCACCCGGTCCACCAGCACGTGCTCGGCGTTGGACTGCAGGCTCTCCAGCTGGTGGCCGGCGGCGCTGGCCTGGGCCTGCAGTGCGCCATCGATCTGCGCCAGGGTGGCATGGCCGTACACGCCCGGCTCGCGGGTGCCGAGCAGGTTGAGGTTGGGGCCATGCAGCAGCAGCAGTCGCGCCATCGGGAACAAAGCAGCCGAAAGGGCGGCAGTCTGCGCGAAGCCGGCATTGCTGTCCAGTTCGGCGAAGTTGCGGGCGTTTTAAACAATCGTTTGATTTTTCCGCCAGGCCGCAGCGGGCGTGCGGGGGCATGTGCCCGGCCTCGACGGCGTGGGACCGCGCGCTGCGCCGCGGCCTGCGGTTATGTCGCATCTTGCGCCGGACCATGCAAGTGTCGCCGCAGCATGGGGCAGGGACATAGCGGCACCGAGGCCATGCCCGGCCACGCCCGGAGAGGTGGTATATACCATTTCAAAATCACTGAAATACCAGTCAAGGGGTGGACGCATGCGAACCGACCGAATTGGCCGTGGCGGCCTTGGCCGCTCCATCCTGGCGCTGGCGCTGCTGGCCGGCGCGATCGCCACGCCCGCGCTGGCGGCGGCGCCGGCGACGCTGCCGGCGGTGTACCCGGCACCCACCGCGCTGCGTCTGCTCGGGCCGGAACTGCCGCTGGGGCCGTCGGTGGTGCTGGTGCAGGCCGGCACGCCCGATCCGGCCACCGACGCGCTGTTGCGTGCGGTGCTGCGCGAGGCCGGGGTCTCCCGCATCCGCCGCGCCAGCGCGCTGCCGCGCGACCCGCACGCGGTGGCGGTGGTGCTCGGCACGGTCGACGCGGCACCGGTGCGCGATGCGCTGGCCGTCGTCGACCTGGACGTGCCGGAGCGCGCGGAGGGCTATGCGCTGGGCAGCGTGGCCCGCGGCCGCGGCGCGCTGATCGTGCTGGCCGGCCGCGACGGCGACGGCCTGTACCACGCGGCGCAGACCTTCCGGCAGCTGGTCGCACACGGGCGCATCGCCTCGGTGGCGGTGACCGACGCGCCGGCGATGCCGGTGCGCGGCACGATCGAGGGTTTCTACGGCAAGCCCTGGAGCATGGCCGAGCGTGCCGCGCACCTGGCGTTCCTGGCGCGCTTCAAGGC is a genomic window containing:
- the accC gene encoding acetyl-CoA carboxylase biotin carboxylase subunit; protein product: MLDKVVIANRGEIALRILRACHTLGIRTVAVHSTVDRNLKHVAMADESVCIGPAPSSESYLNIPALIAAAEVTDAQAIHPGYGFLSENADFAERVEQSGFIFIGPKADTIRLMGDKVEAIRAMKAAGVPCVPGSGGPLGEDIVANTKIAREIGYPVIIKAAGGGGGRGMRVVHSEAALKAAIETTKSEAKAAFSNDQVYMEKFLENPRHVEIQVLADGQGGAIHLGERDCSMQRRHQKVVEEAPAPGITEELRNEIGKVCVDACIRIGYRGAGTFEFLFENGRFYFIEMNTRIQVEHPVTERITGIDLVCEQLRIAAGHKLSIKQKDIVLRGHAIECRINAEDPETFMPNPGLITGFHPPGGPGVRVDTHIYSGYKVPPNYDSMIGKLIVHGPDRETAIARMRVALSEMVVDGIKTNIPLQQRIMRDKGFQAGGQNIHYLEKRLAERKNKSIAL
- the accB gene encoding acetyl-CoA carboxylase biotin carboxyl carrier protein; this encodes MDLRKIKKLIDLLEESNLAEIEIKEGEESVRLARTPKGMTASAPQYVAAAPAAAPAAAAPMPMSSPTEASTGGSAKPGNALPEGHVLRAPMVGTFYTSPAPDKPAFVSVGQAVKAGETLAIIEAMKMFNPIEADVSGTIVAILGESGQPVEFDQPLFVIG
- a CDS encoding four helix bundle protein, producing the protein MENGESSKRPHERLDVWRDSMDLVEMIYRLSETFPATERFGLTAQLRRAAVSIPANIAEGAARRSTPEYLRFLSIARGSLSEASTHLQIARRLDYISDIAALDGLIDTIFAKLTALMNVLSKRGD
- the aroQ gene encoding type II 3-dehydroquinate dehydratase, producing the protein MARLLLLHGPNLNLLGTREPGVYGHATLAQIDGALQAQASAAGHQLESLQSNAEHVLVDRVQAARGDGTAFILINPAAFTHTSVALRDALAAVAIPFIEIHLSNPHAREPFRHHSYFSDHAVGVVCGFGADSYRYAMDAALTRLGAAA